A region of the Myxococcus stipitatus DSM 14675 genome:
GCCGTTGGATTCTGGACCCTATCGACGGGACGAAGACCTTCATCCGCGGCGTCCCGCTGTGGGGCACGCTGGTGGCGCTGGCGAAGGGGGACCGCATCCTCGTGGGGGCTGCGTACTTCCCCGCGGTGGGGGAGTTGCTGGTCGCAGCGCCAGGGGAGGGGTGTTTCCTGAATGACTCCCACACGCAGGTGTCGCGCCAGGCGGACCTCTCGCGCGCGGTGGTGCTCTGCACAGACGAGCGCTTCCTCACGTACCCCGAGCGCGGCGAGGCCTGGCGGCGACTCACGCGTGAAGCGGCCGTATCCCGCACCTGGGGCGACTGCTACGGCTACCTGATGGTCGCCACCGGTCGCGCGGAGGTGATGGTGGACGAGCTGCTGTCCCCCTGGGACGCGGCGGCGCTCCAGCCCATCATCGAGGAGGCCGGCGGCGTCTTCTCCGACTGGACGGGGCGAAAGACGTCCTTCGGCGGAAGCGGCATCGCCACCAACGGGCTGCTGGCACGGGCCGTTCGCGAGCGGCTGGGCGCGACAGGAGGCCCGTGATGTTGGACCTGGACAGACTCGACTTCACCAAGGGGAACGGGCTGGTGACGGTGGTGGCCCAGGACGCGCGCACCGGAGACGTGTTGATGGTGGCGCACGCGGACCGGGAGGCCATGGAGCACACCGTCTCCACGGGAGAGATGCACTATCGCTCTCGCACGCGGGGCCTCTGGCACAAGGGCGCGACCAGCGGGAACACCCAACGCGTGGTCTCCCTCCGCGCGGACTGCGACGGCGACACCGTCCTCGCGCGCGTGGAGAAGGCGGGGCCCGCCTGTCACACCGGTGAAGCGTCCTGCTTCGGTCCGGGGAGCGGGGATGGCCTGGCCGCGCTCGATGCCACGCTGGCTGATCGCGCGGCACGTGCGCCGGGGCCCGGAGAGAAACCTGGTTACACCCACCGCCTGCTCGCGGACCGCAACCTGCGCCTCAAGAAGGTGGGGGAAGAGGCCGCGGAGCTGGTGACGGCCTGCGCGGACGCGGATGCTGATCGCGCCGTGGAGGAGGCCGCGGATCTCCTCTATCACCTGCTGGTCGCCATCAGACCCCTGGGCCTTGGACTGGACGACGTGAAAGCTGTCCTCGCTCGGCGTGCAGTGAAGCCATCACTTCCTGGCAATGCTGGATGAGATGGGCTCTCAGCGTCTCGGTCGGGTGCCGGGACGCCGTGTCAGCGTCGACCCGGATGAATTTGTCCGTCACGACTGAATCCCGGAGATGGGAGGGGCCCCGACGAATTTGAGCGCAGCTATCAGTGACTCACTTCAATGAAAGGAGTGTTCCTGCTACACATCCGGACGCGCGGCGCAGTGGAGAACGCCGGCCGGGCGCTTCTTTTCGATTTGAAACCGTCCGCCTCACCGGAGGCATCGTGAACGGCCCCACCACGTACAAGGCAGAGCTCATCGACCGAGTCATCTTCTCGCGTTGGCTGAATCCTCCAACCAAGGAGGATGTCGCGGCGATATTGGTCCAGATGGAAGAAGCGATGCAGCGGCTTGGTACGCGCCTCATCTACGTTGGTTCGGTGAGCCCGAAGTCCAAGGTTCCCGACGCGAACGAGCGCACCATCCTCAACAACTTCCTCGTGGACTCGAGGAGGACGTGCATCGAGCAGGCGTGGCTCATCTACGAGGGCACCGACCTGCAGCACAACCTTCAGCGCGTCATCATCTCCGGCGTGCTCATCCTGACCCGCACCTTCGACAACTACCTCTCGGTGGCGAAGTCGGGGGATGCGATCATCAAGGACGTCAGCGCCGTGCTCAAGAAGGACGCGGCGCCCATCTTCCAGCTCGCCAAGGAGCGCGGCCTCGTGATGTGAGGCCGCCCCGGTTCATCGCGCGCCGCGAACCTCCAGTTCGTGGAGCTTCCCGTCGGCGCGCGCGGGGAACACGCTGATCGCCTCCACGTCCGTCAGGGAGGCCGAAAGCTCGCAGGTCTCCCACTCGCCCTTGCCCTGGTACTGGCAGACGGTGGGGTTGACGAACGAGGTCCCCGCTTCCGGGTCCTTCAGTCCCGCGCCCTTCGGTGTGCGGACGATGGCTCGGAGCGTGCCCGGGCCCTGGGCCTTGAGGCGGAACGAGGCCACGCTCTTCAGCGGAGGCGAGTAGCTCGCGCGGAGGGCACCATCCGCCGCCCAGCGATGTTGCTGCGGCGCGGACGCCACGGCGACGTGTGTCCCCGGGTCACCATCGAAGGCCAGGAGCGCGGACTGTGCCCCCGACACCTGATCCGGCTTCAGCACCGAGGTCGCCCCGGGCTTCGTCGTCTGGGCCAGGGCCTTCAGCGCGGGCGCGCGGTCGCCCTGCTGGACCACCGCGGCGGCCAGGACGGAGGGCGGCAGCAGCCCGACGCGGTGGCAGGCCGGGGACAGTCCCTCGACGAGGGGGAGCACTCCGGCCGGCAGCTCGATATCCGCCTGCGCGGCGGGGGCGAGCCCCAACCTGACGACCGCGTCACAGGCGGAGGGGGTCCCCGGGCCCGCGTGCTCGAGGTTCCACTGGAGCTCCTGAATGTTGAGCGGACGACCGATGGCGGCCTCGAGCATGGCTCGGGACACCGTCTCGGCGCAGGCGTTGACGGCCCCCGCGCACCGCTCGCACAGCGCTCCGAGCAGGCCTCGCAGCGGGGTATCCGCCCCCTGGGAGAAGGGCGCGCGGGCGGCCAGTGCGGGAGCCATCTCACAGGCGCGAGGGGGAGGTCGAGGACAGGACTCCAGCCTCTTGCGGGCCTCGGCCACGACCTGGGGGTCGTCCGGGGTGCGCAAGGGGGCGGCCAGGGCCTGCTCCAGCGCGCGGCAGTCCAGGGAGAGGGCGGGCGGAGCGGGGGCGACCGGGGGAGCGGCGGCTCGTGGGGACGAGGACGGGGCGGCGGCCTTTTCATCCTGGTGCGTCACGCACCACAGGCGACCGAAGGCGATCAACGCCACGAGCATCAAGAGGAGGGTTCTGAGCGGGTAACGGCGCACGAGCAATCTCCTTGATTCCAACCGGGAGCGGGGGTTATCAGCCCCACCGGGTTCCATCCGCAAAAATAGACGGAGGCGTGCGTGGCTGAGACGTTCGACGTGGTGATCATCGGTTCGGGCCCTGGCGGCTACGTGGGTGCCATCCGCGCGGGGCAGCTCGGGCTGAAGACGGCCATCATCGAGAAGGACAAGCGTCTGGGCGGTACCTGCCTCCATCGCGGGTGCATCCCCACCAAGTCCCTGCTGTGGACGGCGGAGCTGTTCCACCATGTCCGCGAGGCGAGCGACTTCGGCATCGACGTGTCGAGCCCGACGGTCAACTGGCCCAACGCGATGAAGCACAAGGACAAGGTCGTCACCAAGGGTGCCAACGGCATCGACTTCTTGATGAAGAAGAACAAGGTGACGGTCATCAAGGGCCATGGCCGCATCGCTGGCAAGGGCAAGGTGGAGGTCACCGCCGCCGACGGGACGAAGCAGGTCCTGGAGGCGAAGAACATCATCATCGCGACGGGCTCGGTGCCCAAGTCCCTGCCGAACGTTCCGGTGGACCACAAGCGCGTGATGAACAGCGACTCCATCCTGCAGATCGACCGCGTCCCCAAGAGCATCATCGTCCTGGGCGCCGGCGCGGTGGGCTGTGAGTTCGCGTCCGTCTTCAACCACGTGGGCAGCAAGACCTCCATCGTGGAGTACCTGCCCGCGCTGCTCCCCATCGAGGACGCGGACATCTCCAAGGAGCTGGAGAAGACCTTCCGCCGCCGTGGCATCGACGTGCACACGGGCTCGGCGGTGGAGAAGGTGGAGCACACGGCCGACGGCGTGCGCGTCACCATGAAGGTGGGCACCGAGACGAAGACGCTCGAGGCGGAGATCCTCCTGTCCGCCGTGGGCCGCGCGCCCGTGACGGAGGACGTGGGTCTGGACAAGACGTCCATCAAGACCGACCGCGGCTTCATCAAGGTCGACTCGATGCTGCGCACCAGCGAGCCCAACGTCTACGCCGTGGGCGACGTCATCCCGACCCCGATGCTGGCCCACATGGCGAGCGCGGAGTGCGTGGTGGCGGTGGAGCACATCGCGGGGAAGAACCCGCAGCCCATCAACTACGACCTCACGCCGTCCGCGACCTACTGCTACCCCGAGGTCGCCTCCGTGGGCCTCACGGAGAAGAAGGCCAAGGAGCGCGGCTACGACGTCAAGATCGGCAACGCCCCGTTCGGCGCGGTGACGAAGGCGGCCATCACCAACGAGTCGGGTGGCCTCATCAAGATCGTCTCCGACAAGAAGTACGACGAGGTGCTGGGCATCCACATCATCGGCCCCCACGCCACGGAGCTGCTGGCCGAGGCCTGCGTCGCGCTGAAGCTGGAGATCACCACCGAGGAGCTGGCGGGCACCATCCACGCCCACCCGACGCTCTCGGAGATCGTCCACGAGGGCGCCGAGGCCACGCTGGGCCATCCGCGCCACTTCTAGTCGGCGCCTGACGCCCCCCGGGCTTCCTCACCGGAAGCCCGCTCAGGCCGTCCCGGAGCACGTCTCCGTGGACGGCCTTGTCATGTCCCCGCTCGCGCCCCGGTGCTTCCGCCACGCGGGTGGACCAGCGGAGGGCTGGCTGGCCGTGGGGCTCCGAGGGCCTCGAGGCGGGTCATGCCGTGCCCACTGCCTGGAGAATGCGGGGGCATTAGAAGGGGAAGGACTTGCGCGAAGGCCCGGCGGATGCTGACGCCTCGCGTTAGAGGCTTCCCGCTTGAACGTCTTCCGCCCAAACCATAGAAGGCCCGCGACCCATGGCGACTCCTGATCGGTTTCCTCTTCCCCAGGTGCCTGAGACCTCCCGCAAGCCGGAATGGCTGAAGGTGCGGTTGCCCCACGGCGAGGGGTACGAGCGAGTCAAAGCCATCGTGAAGCGCACGAAGCTGGCGACCGTGTGCGAAGAGGCTCGCTGCCCGAACATCGCCGAGTGCTGGGGCGGTGGCACGGCCACGGTGATGTTGATGGGCGAGGTCTGCACGCGCGCGTGCCGCTTCTGCCACGTGAAGGTGGGGGCACCTCCACCGCTGGACCCGATGGAGCCCATCCACCTGGCCCAGGCCGTCAAGGAGATGGACCTCGAGTACATCGTCGTCACGTCGGTGAACCGCGATGACCGGCCGGATGGAGGTGCCAGCCACTTCGCGTCCGCCATCCGCGAGCTGCGCCGCGAGAGCCCGCGCACCATCGTCGAGGTGCTCATCCCCGACTTCAAGGGCGTGGAGAAGGACCTGACGACGGTCGCGGAGGCGAAGCCGCACGTCGTCGCGCACAACGTGGAGACGGTGGAGCGGCTGACGCCGACGGTGAGAGATCGCCGCGCGACCTACCGCCAGTCGCTGCGCGTGCTGGACTACCTGAAGCGCCGCCCGGAGGGCCTCTACACCAAGACGTCCGTGATGGTGGGCCTGGGCGAGACGGACGCGGAGCTGGAGCAGACCTTCAAGGACCTGCGCGAGGTGGGCGTGGATGTGCTCACTCTTGGACAGTACCTCCAGCCGTCGCAGTACCACCTGCGCGTGGAGCGCTTCGTGACTCCGGCGCAGTTCGAGTCGTACAAGAAGCTGGCGGAGTCGTACGGCTTCCTCTACGTCGCCTCGGGGCCGCTGGTCCGTTCCAGCTACCGGGCCGCCGAGTTCTTTATGAAGGGCCTGATGGAGCGCGAGCGCCTCGAGCGGCTCGGCTGACCGGGCTTCGTTTCGTGGCTTGACGCAACCCCCCGTTCCTCTCGGAAAGACACCCGCATGGCAACCTTTGAATTCAAGCTCCCCGACCTCGGCGAAGGCGTGATGGAGGGAGAGCTGGTCAAGTGGCACGTCAAGTCCGGCGACGTCGTGAAGGAAGACCAGGTGCTTGCCGAGGTGATGACGGACAAGGCCACCGTCACCGTCCCCAGCCCGAAGGCCGGGCGCGTCGTGCAGACGCACGGCAAGGAAGGGGACATGGCGAAGGTGCACCAGCTCCTCGTCACGCTGGAGATTGAAGGCGCGGCTCCGGCGCAGGCGGCGGGTCACGGTGCGGTGCCCGCTGCGGCGCAGGCCCCGGCGGCGGCTTCCGCTCCGGCGGCCACCGCGGCGCCCGCCCAGGCGACGAAGGTGCTGGCCACGCCGGTGACTCGGCGCATGGCGCGCGAGCACGGACTGGACCTGGCGACCATCGCGGGCAGCGGTCCGCAGGGTCGGGTGACGAAGGCGGACGTGCTCGCCGCGATGGAGGGTGGGGAGTCGAAGAACGCGGTGGTGGCGCCCGCTCAGGCGCGTCCCGCGGTTCCCGCGCTGTCCACGGGTCGCTCGGACGAGCGCGTTCCCCTGCGGGGCCTGCGCAAGAAGATCGCCGAGAAGATGGTGCGGTCGAAGTTCACCATGCCGCACTTCGCCTTCGTGGAAGAGGTGGATGCGACGGACCTGGTGGCGCTCCGGGCTCGGCTGAACAAGCAGCTCGCGGCGGCGGGAGACAGCACCAAGCTCAACTACCTGCCGTTCATCATCAAGGCGACCATCGCCGCGCTGAAGAAGTTCCCGCACCTGAACGCCAACTTCGATGAGGCGGCGCAGGAGCTGGTGGTGCGTGGCGAGTACAACATCGGCATGGCCGTGGCGACGCCGGATGGCCTCACGGTGGCGGTGGTGAAGAACGCGGATCGCCTGACGCTGGCGGAGCTGGCGCAGGAGACGGCGCGCCTGGGCGTGGCGGCGCGTGAGCGGAAGCTGAAGATGGAGGAGCTGACGGGCGGCACCTTCACCATCACCTCGCTGGGGCAGAGTGGCGGCCTGTTCGCCACGCCCATCATCAACCACCCCGAGGTGGGCATCATGGGCGTGCACAAGCTCAAGAAGCGCCCGGCCGTGGTGAATGACCAGGTCGTGGTTCGCGACATGATGAACCTGTCGCTCTCCTGCGACCACCGCGTCATCGACGGCTCCGTGGCGGCGGACTTCGTCTACGAAGTCATCAAGTACCTGGAGAAGCCGGACCTGCTGTTCCTGGCGATGGCGTGAGGTCGCCGCGGGTGGGCTCGGGCATGGAAGTGAGGCCCGAGCCTGCTTGACCCCGAGTCGTCGGGCAGGGCCCGGAGGACGGGCTGCCCGCTCGCTCGACGGGCGCTGGCGTGATTCGGAGCAGGGCGATGGCGTACCAAGGCGGTTAGGCTCTGTCCGTATGGCCGAGAACCCTCGCGAGCTGATCCGCACCGCGCAGTCCGCCGAGCTGCGGGGAGATGTGTCCCTCGCGGTGGAGTACCTCCAGCGGGCCGCGGCCGCGTATCGCGAGGCGGGCAACCTGGCCCGCGCGCTCCAACTGCTGCGCCACGCGCGCCGGCTGGATGCGAGCCGTCAGGACCTCCTCGAGGAAGTCGGTCGCCTCGAGGGCTTGTCGGAGTCAGGAGGCGCGGAGCCCGAGCTCCGCCTGTCGCCCCCCGCTGCGAAGAGCGTGGGGCCGGAGCTTGTCGTGCCCCCGAGCCCGGAGCGCGAGGTTCGTGGCTCCCCGGTCGACGAGGCGCGTCGGCAGCGGCTCGTCGCCGAGACGTTGCAGGCGGTGGAGCACCCGGCCGTCGAGAAGTCCGCCGAGGTCGCGGCGTGGGTCCTGGATGAAGAAGTGAGCGAGGACCTGCAGCGATTGGAGGTTCAGCTCGCACGGGTCGCGGCTGCTGTTGATCCGACGGGTGTCACGGCGCCGGCTTCGATGGAGCAGGCGGCTTCGGCGTCGCGGGAGGCGTCCGCGGAGGAGGCTCCTCCACGTCGGAGGCGGGAGGCTCGCATCATCGAGCGAGGACCCACGCGCGCGGACGTCTCGCTCGATGCGTGGTGCTCGTTCTGTTGTCGCCCTCGCGCGGAGGTCGGTGACCTGGTGGCGGGGCCCGCGGGCGCGTTCATCTGCAAGGCGTGTCTGACGGAGTCCTCGTCACTCCTCGCGGACGTGAGTCCCGTGCCGCTGCCCGTGCGCGCTCGTGCGGCACCGCGCACCAGCACCGAGCGGGACTTCGTGGGCCAGCCCGAGCTGCGCACGCAACTGGAGGCCGCGCTTCAGTCGGGTGTCCGCTGTGTCCTCCTCGTGGGCGGCGAAGGCTGCGGGAAGAGCACCCTGCTGCGGATGTTCCAGCGGCAGGGGAGGGGCGTCATGGCGAACGTCGATTCGCTCGCCGAGGACGTGTCGTCCACGCCGCTGTTCATCGAAGACGTGGAGCGCCTGGGCACCGAGCGATGGGCCGCGCTCGCGACCTTCCTCACGAGAGCATCCCGGCCCACCGTGGTCCTCAGCGCGCGTGGGCAGTCGGCGGACGCAGGCACGCTCGCGCTGCGAGGCGGCTCCGCACGGCTCTTCGTTCCCACCACGGAGGTGCTGTCTCGCGCGGTGCGCGGCCTCCTCCCGGTGAGCGTCCTGGAGCATGTCCAGGTGCTGGTGTCCCTGCGACAGCCCTCGCGCGCGGACTATGTCGAGATGGCTCGGGCGACCCTTGCTCGTCGGGAGCCGGCGACGTCCCTCTCCGACGACGCCTTGGCCGTGTTCGCCGCGGAGGCGGAGCGCTCTCCTCGCGCGGGCCATGAGCTGAATGCCCTCCTCAACAGGGTTCCCAGCGGAACATGGGAGCTCGAGCCAGTGACGAAGCCGCCCTCCACTCGGAAGGGTCGGCGGAAGGGAACGTCGTGAACACCATCACCGTCTACCGGCTCGGCCGGGTGGAGTACGAAGACGGCCTCAACCTGATGCGCCTCTTCGGCGACTCGCGCCGGGAGGGGCTGAGCGGAGACGTGCTGCTCCTGCTGGAGCACCCGCCCGTCCTCACGCTCGGGCGAGGGGCGAAGCGGGAGAACATCACCGCGCCGGACGAGAGTCTCGCCGCCGAGGGCGTGGAGGTCTTCGAGACCAATCGCGGTGGCGACGTGACCTACCACGGCCCGGGTCAAATCGTCGGCTACCCCATCTTCCTGCTCCCCGAGGCGCGCCGGGACGTCCGCCGCTACGTGCGCGACGTCGAGCGCTCCATCATGCAGGTCCTGTCCGAGTGGGGCATCACCGCGGGGCCCATCCCCAAGTGGCCCGGCGTCTGGATTGGAGAGGAGGGCGACCCCGACGCGCGGAAGATCGCCGCCATCGGTGTCCACATCTCCCGCTGGCTCACCACCCACGGCTTCGCGCTCAACGTGAACACGAAGATGGAGCACTTCCGCTTCATCGTCCCCTGCGGCATTCGCGAGGCCGGCGTCACCTCCATGCAGCGCGAGCGAGGGCACACCGTCTCCTTGCCCGACGTGCAGGAGGCCCTGGCTCGAAGCTTCTGCGCCGTCTTCGACAGTGAGCGCGTGGAGGCTCCCGCGCCCCTGCGCACGGTGAGCATCGCCGTCGTGCGCGGCCATGGCGCGGAGGCGCGCGTGCTGCTCGTGCGTCGCAGCCCGGAGCGAGGGGGCTTCTGGCAGATCCTGACGGGCCGCGTGGAGTCCGACGAAACCCCTGCCCAGGCCGCCGCGCGCGAGTTGGAGGAGGAGACGGGGCTGCGTCTCCCCGTCGACGACCTGGCCTACCGTCATGCCTTCGCGGTGGGGGAGACCCTTCCTCCCGTCCTCGCGGAGGAGAGTGGCTTCGCTGTCCACGTCTCGCCGGATGCCCCGGTGCGCCTGGGACCCGAGCACGATGCCTTCGAGTGGGTGGACGTGCCCACAGCGCTGGAGCGGCTCCCCTTCGTGGGGCTGCGCGAGACGGTGAAGCGCGCGGTGGCGGGGCGCGGAGGCTGAGCTCCCCGCGCCCTCGGGCGGCTACAGCTTGATGACCATCGCTTCCTTGGCGGCGATGGCCTCGGGGCGATGTTTGCGGACCTGCCGCAGCAGCTTGTCCATCGCCGCGTCATCGCGGTTCGGGTCGTGGTGGAAGAGCACCAGCGTCTTCACCTGGGCCGCGTTCGCCGCGGCCACGGCGGCCTGCCACGTCGAGTGACCCCAGCCCGTGCGAGCCGGCCCACCGCGGCCGTGGTACTCGTCCTCGGTGTACATGGAGTCATAGATGAACAGGTCCGCGCCGCGCGCGAACTCGAACATCCCCGAGTCCATGTCGCTGCCGTGCTCCACATCCGTGGCGTACACCACGGTGCGTCCACCGCACTCCACGCGGTAGCCCAGGCTTCCACCTGGGTGGTTCAGCTCCAACCACTGGACCTTGGCGGGCCCCAGCTGCAGCGTCCCGTCCGCTGGCAGGTCCCGGTAGGTGACCTTCGCGCGGAACGTCCCCTCCGCCGTCACCGGGAAGTACGGCTGCACCATGTGCCCGCTGAGCAGCTCCCGGGTGGTGCGTCCGTTCCTCGCTGGCCCGTTCATCGTCAGCTCACTCGTGGGGACGAAGATGGGCGCGAAGAAGGGGAGACCCTGGAGGTGGTCGTAGTGGTAGTGGGTGATGAAGATGTTGCCGCGCACCGGCCCACCCGCCGCCGCCAGCAGCGAGTCACCCAACGCTCGCGCTCCCGAGCCCAGGTCGAAGATCAGCAGCTCCTCCCCGCATCGGATCTCGACGCAAGGCGTGTTGCCGCCGTACCGCCTCGTCTGTGGGCCAGGGGCGGGGATGGAACCTCGCACGCCCCAGAAGCGCACCTCGAAGGGCACGCGGGCTTGATTGCGCGCGACGGTGTTCCGTCGCCGCACAGGCGTTTTCTCAGCCAGCTTGGGCTTCCGTGTCGTCGTCCTCGGCGAAGAGCTCAATCAGGTGCCCCGTACGCTCGCGCTTCGTCCTCAAATAGTCGAGGTTATGCGGATTGTGCTCGGTCCGGGAAGGGATTCGACGCAGGACGGGAATGCCTTCCTCGACCATGCCGGCGATCTTCAGCGGATTGTTGGTGATGAGGTCCACCGAGCGCACATCCAACGAGCGCAACATCTCCGCGGCGATGTCGTAGCTGCGAAGGTCGTCCGCGAACCCGAGCTGCCGGTTCGCTTCGTAGGTATCCAGCCCCTTGGACTGGAGGGCATACGCCTTGATCTTGTTCCCCAGGCCGATGCCGCGCCCCTCCTGCCGGAGGTAGAGCACCACGCCCAGTCCCTGCTGGGTGATGAAGTCCAGCGCCCGGTCCAACTGCTCCTTGCAGTCGCACTTGAGGCTGCCGAAGACCTCGCTCGTCAGACACTCTGAGTGAATACGAACGGGCACCCCCTCCACCCCGGTGACGTCGCCCGCGACCAGGGCGACATGCTCCCGGCCGTTGCGCCGGTCCCTGAACACGACGGTCCTCAGCGGTCCCCGGCTCGTGGGGATATCCGCCTCCGAGAAGCGCTCCAGATGCTGGGTCGGCTTCCGGGTCGGAAGAGGCTGGGGTGAGCGAGTGTCCGACATGATGGTTCAATCTCCAGATGCGAAGCACCCTGTTTGGTGCTCCCACGAGCGATAGTCAAGGCGGACTCTCAGAGGACCCCCGCCCGATGACCGCCGGAAGGATGCCTGACGGCCGGTCCGGGTTTCTCAAGCTCCCCAGGAGACGGGAAGCAATTCCACCGGATCTCCATGAGACAAGCTGCTGGCTTCCCGTGCGAAGTGCAGCAGGTGGGTGGCGGCCGCGGCGGACCGGAGCGCGCCGGACGTCTGGGTGGACAGGGGGCGGGCCCAGAGCGCCCCGTCCTTCCAGGAGGCCACCACCCGGACGAAGTGGGCCAGGCCCGGGGGCTTGGCGAGCTTCCCCTCCAGCCGGCCGGAGACCCGGGCGGGCGCGACGTCGGCATGGCCGAGCAGCTTGCGGAGCGTGGGCCTGACGAAGAGCTCGAAGGTGACCAGCGACGAGGTGGGGTTGCCCGGCAGCCCGAAGAAGAGGGTGGATCCACGCTTGCCCACCACCAGGGGCTTGCCGGGCTTGATGGCCACGCGCCACAGGTGCTGCTCCACGCCGATGGCGGCGAGCACTTCCTTCACGTAGTCGCGCTCGCCCACGGAGACGCCCGCGCTGGTGAGCACCACGTCGAAACCGTGAGCGCGGGACAGCGCCTCCGCCACGCTGTCCCGCGTGTCCTGGGCGATGCCCAGCAGGGACGGGAGCCCTCCCGCGCGGCGCACCGCGAGGGCGAGCGATGGGGCGTTGGTGTCGACGATGCGGCCACGAGGCGCCTCGTCGGCCCGGCACAGCTCATCACCCGTGGAGAGGATGGCCACCCGGGGCGCGCGCGGAACGGGCGCGGACAGCATGCCCTGACCCCAGAGCAGCCCCAGCTCCGGGATGCCCAGGGGCGTTCCCTGGGCCAGCAGCAGCTCTCCCTCGCGCGCGTCTTCACCGCGGGGCCGCACGAACTGGCCGGGCACCACGGCCTCCAGGACGTCGACTTCGTCCGCGCCACCGTCGGGCACGGGGCGGACGCGCTCGCGCATCACCACCGCGTCCGCGCCCGAGGGAAGCGGGGCTCCGGTCATGATGCGCACGCAGGTGCCCGGCCGGACTTCTTGACGCGGTGCGCCTCCCGCGAAGACGGTCTCCAGCACGGGCAGCCTCACGGGCAGGGCCCCAGCCAGGTCGGCCGCGCGCACGGCGTAGCCGTCCATCGCCGAGTTGTCCCAAGGGGGCAGGGTGCGCTGGGCCATCACGTCCTCCGCCAGCGTGCGTCCCAGGCCGTCCTCGAGCGCCACCCACTCGGCGGACAACGGCATCGCCAGGGCCAGGATTCGGGCTCGGGCCTCGTCTTCCGGAAGCAGTGTCGCGGCGTCGTTCATGGGCGTCCTCTTCGACCTGTTTCGCTGCCAAAGTCCGAGAGAAAATCAAGTGTTAGTTTGACAGCCCTGCTGATCATCGTTACAAGCTCCAGTCATCGCGAAGCCTGCCAGTCCTCCTGGGGGTGGCGTGGCAACCCGTTGAAAGTACACGGGAACTCTCAAGGAGACAGCGTCGATGGCCAAGCCCAAGTCCGGGGCCAAGAAGGCGACTCCCGTTGGCAAGACTGGCGCGAAGCCCGCCGCGAAGAAGGACAAATCCTCTCGGCTGGACCTGATCAAGAACGCGTCCAAGCGAGTCGCCACCACGACGACGAAGGTGGTGAAGGCGGCAGGGGACGCGCCGGCGAAGGGTTCCAAGTCCGCCGCGAAGAAGGCGGCTCCGGAGGCCGAGCAGCCGAAGGAGAAGGTCTCCGAGAAGACCGCGGAGAAGGCGTCCACCAAGAAGTCGGCCGCGAAGGCGGCTCCCGCCGCGAAGACCGCGACGGCGAAGACGGCTCCCGCGGCGAAGGCCGCGACCGGTGCCAAGGCTTCGTCGGGCAAGAGCGGCTCGAAGGCCGCGGCCGCTCCGGCGGTCCCCGCGGTGGAGAAGCCGCGTCCGCGCGCCACCAAGCTTCCGCCTCCGGGCGAGCCGCTCACGAAGCGGGAGATGGAGCAGCTGCTCACCGCGGGCGAGGGTCGTGGCGTGATGGGCGAGGGCAGCCTCAAGGGCCGCCTCGTCGTCCTCAACGAGATGCCCAACCTGGTGGTGGTGGGGCGTGACAAGCGCGAGCTCACCTTCTTGCTCCAGGGGCCGGATCAGGAAGTCCTCCCGGCCTACGTGAACCACAAGGTCTCCGTCAGCGGGATGATCCGCAAGACGACCAACCACGGCGGCGTGGTGGACGTGCGCAAGTACTCCGCCAAGAAGCCGGAGGCGGAGGTCGTCGAGGCGCCGCCC
Encoded here:
- a CDS encoding protease inhibitor I42 family protein is translated as MAKPKSGAKKATPVGKTGAKPAAKKDKSSRLDLIKNASKRVATTTTKVVKAAGDAPAKGSKSAAKKAAPEAEQPKEKVSEKTAEKASTKKSAAKAAPAAKTATAKTAPAAKAATGAKASSGKSGSKAAAAPAVPAVEKPRPRATKLPPPGEPLTKREMEQLLTAGEGRGVMGEGSLKGRLVVLNEMPNLVVVGRDKRELTFLLQGPDQEVLPAYVNHKVSVSGMIRKTTNHGGVVDVRKYSAKKPEAEVVEAPPADTEPRLRYLSPGEVSMVTAAGMGAGIKGFAAVRGNLEMTGEEFVLVVSNGGTRQQVSFIIDGKAAAKGLRKNVGHTLQVMGVVDKTSGWGGRISAENVEPRPSEARAVSRDEMELVHIEGEVPTSVDVKLNHGLTVRLPEQPGFTWAIEPTVAKRVGLREANFEPGPNGGPATREFFFTPRNPGTFEVEFFLAKALAPGLVDRSFKINVTVKP